One window from the genome of Ovis canadensis isolate MfBH-ARS-UI-01 breed Bighorn chromosome 21, ARS-UI_OviCan_v2, whole genome shotgun sequence encodes:
- the CTSF gene encoding cathepsin F isoform X2 — MGPWLQLLLLLGLLLAAAPASSKPPAAGAQAWELASPELREPARFALEMYNRGRAAGTRAALGAVRGRVRRAGRGSLYSLKATLVEPPCNDPTVCQLPVSKKTLLCSFEVLDELGKHMLLRRDCGPVDTKTTDDKNETFSSFLPLLNKDPLPQDFSVKMASIFKDFVTTYNRTYDSQEASWRMSVFANNMVRAQKIQALDRGTAQYGVTKFSDLTEEEFRTIYLNPLLKDAPGRNMRLAQPVTDVPPPQWDWRNKGAVTDVKDQGMCGSCWAFSVTGNVEGQWFLKRGTLLSLSEQELLDCDKTDKACLGGLPSNAYSAIRTLGGLETEDDYSYRGHLQTCSFSAEKAKVYINDSVELSKNEQKLAAWLAKKGPISVAINAFGMQFYRHGISHPLRPLCSPWLIDHAVLLVGYGNRSATPFWAIKNSWGTNWGEEGYYYLHRGSGACGVNIMASSAVIN, encoded by the exons ATGGGACCCTGGCtgcagctgctgttgctgctggggCTGCTCCTGGCCGCCGCTCCGGCCTCCAGCAAGCCCCCGGCGGCCGGCGCGCAGGCCTGGGAGCTGGCGTCCCCGGAGCTGCGGGAGCCCGCCCGCTTCGCCTTGGAGATGTACAACCGCGGCCGGGCTGCCGGGACGCGGGCCGCGCTGGGGGCCGTGCGCGGTCGCGTCCGCCGG GCGGGCCGGGGATCCCTGTACTCGCTGAAGGCGACCCTGGTGGAGCCGCCCTGCAACGACCCCACGGTGTGTCAGCTCCCGGTGTCCAAGAAGACCCTG CTCTGCAGCTTCGAAGTCCTAGACGAGCTAGGAAAACACATGCTACTGAGGCGGGACTGTGGCCCAGTTGATACCAAGACTACAG ATGACAAAAATGAGACTTTCAGTTCATTCCTTCCACTGCTGAACAAGGATCCCCTCCCCCAG gACTTTTCTGTGAAGATGGCTTCGATCTTCAAGGACTTTGTCACCACCTATAACCGGACATATGATTCGCAGGAAG CCAGTTGGCGCATGTCCGTCTTTGCCAATAATATGGTGCGAGCGCAGAAGATCCAGGCCCTGGACCGTGGCACAGCTCAGTATGGGGTCACCAAGTTCAGTGACCTGACAG AGGAGGAGTTCCGTACCATCTACCTGAATCCCCTCCTGAAAGATGCACCTGGCAGGAACATGCGCCTGGCCCAGCCTGTCACAGATGTTCCTCCGCCTCAGTGGGACTGGAGGAATAAGGGGGCTGTCACCGATGTCAAGGACCAG GGTATGTGCGGCTCTTGCTGGGCCTTCTCAGTCACAGGCAACGTGGAAGGCCAGTGGTTCCTCAAACGAGGGACCCTGCTCTCCCTCTCTGAGCAGG AGCTCTTGGACTGTGACAAGACTGACAAGGCCTGCCTGGGAGGCTTGCCCTCCAACGCCTACTCGGCCATAAGGACTCTGG GAGGGCTGGAGACAGAGGATGACTACAGCTACCGAGGCCACTTGCAGACCTGCAGCTTCTCTGCAGAGAAGGCCAAAGTCTACATCAACGACTCAGTGGAGCTGAGCAAGAATGAGCAAA AGCTGGCGGCCTGGCTGGCCAAGAAGGGCCCCATCTCCGTTGCCATCAACGCCTTTGGCATGCAG TTCTACCGCCACGGGATCTCCCACCCCCTGCGCCCCCTCTGCAGCCCTTGGCTCATCGACCACGCCGTGCTGCTCGTGGGCTATGGCAACC gctctgccactcccttctgggcCATCAAGAACAGCTGGGGCACCA
- the CTSF gene encoding cathepsin F isoform X1, with translation MGPWLQLLLLLGLLLAAAPASSKPPAAGAQAWELASPELREPARFALEMYNRGRAAGTRAALGAVRGRVRRAGRGSLYSLKATLVEPPCNDPTVCQLPVSKKTLLCSFEVLDELGKHMLLRRDCGPVDTKTTDDKNETFSSFLPLLNKDPLPQDFSVKMASIFKDFVTTYNRTYDSQEEASWRMSVFANNMVRAQKIQALDRGTAQYGVTKFSDLTEEEFRTIYLNPLLKDAPGRNMRLAQPVTDVPPPQWDWRNKGAVTDVKDQGMCGSCWAFSVTGNVEGQWFLKRGTLLSLSEQELLDCDKTDKACLGGLPSNAYSAIRTLGGLETEDDYSYRGHLQTCSFSAEKAKVYINDSVELSKNEQKLAAWLAKKGPISVAINAFGMQFYRHGISHPLRPLCSPWLIDHAVLLVGYGNRSATPFWAIKNSWGTNWGEEGYYYLHRGSGACGVNIMASSAVIN, from the exons ATGGGACCCTGGCtgcagctgctgttgctgctggggCTGCTCCTGGCCGCCGCTCCGGCCTCCAGCAAGCCCCCGGCGGCCGGCGCGCAGGCCTGGGAGCTGGCGTCCCCGGAGCTGCGGGAGCCCGCCCGCTTCGCCTTGGAGATGTACAACCGCGGCCGGGCTGCCGGGACGCGGGCCGCGCTGGGGGCCGTGCGCGGTCGCGTCCGCCGG GCGGGCCGGGGATCCCTGTACTCGCTGAAGGCGACCCTGGTGGAGCCGCCCTGCAACGACCCCACGGTGTGTCAGCTCCCGGTGTCCAAGAAGACCCTG CTCTGCAGCTTCGAAGTCCTAGACGAGCTAGGAAAACACATGCTACTGAGGCGGGACTGTGGCCCAGTTGATACCAAGACTACAG ATGACAAAAATGAGACTTTCAGTTCATTCCTTCCACTGCTGAACAAGGATCCCCTCCCCCAG gACTTTTCTGTGAAGATGGCTTCGATCTTCAAGGACTTTGTCACCACCTATAACCGGACATATGATTCGCAGGAAG AAGCCAGTTGGCGCATGTCCGTCTTTGCCAATAATATGGTGCGAGCGCAGAAGATCCAGGCCCTGGACCGTGGCACAGCTCAGTATGGGGTCACCAAGTTCAGTGACCTGACAG AGGAGGAGTTCCGTACCATCTACCTGAATCCCCTCCTGAAAGATGCACCTGGCAGGAACATGCGCCTGGCCCAGCCTGTCACAGATGTTCCTCCGCCTCAGTGGGACTGGAGGAATAAGGGGGCTGTCACCGATGTCAAGGACCAG GGTATGTGCGGCTCTTGCTGGGCCTTCTCAGTCACAGGCAACGTGGAAGGCCAGTGGTTCCTCAAACGAGGGACCCTGCTCTCCCTCTCTGAGCAGG AGCTCTTGGACTGTGACAAGACTGACAAGGCCTGCCTGGGAGGCTTGCCCTCCAACGCCTACTCGGCCATAAGGACTCTGG GAGGGCTGGAGACAGAGGATGACTACAGCTACCGAGGCCACTTGCAGACCTGCAGCTTCTCTGCAGAGAAGGCCAAAGTCTACATCAACGACTCAGTGGAGCTGAGCAAGAATGAGCAAA AGCTGGCGGCCTGGCTGGCCAAGAAGGGCCCCATCTCCGTTGCCATCAACGCCTTTGGCATGCAG TTCTACCGCCACGGGATCTCCCACCCCCTGCGCCCCCTCTGCAGCCCTTGGCTCATCGACCACGCCGTGCTGCTCGTGGGCTATGGCAACC gctctgccactcccttctgggcCATCAAGAACAGCTGGGGCACCA